Proteins encoded together in one Pseudomonas sp. TCU-HL1 window:
- a CDS encoding DUF5629 family protein produces MNHPTLLDALLAADMLEIDELHAWEFDLDEALLNALEAGQPGEPEAQLLRVECIDGRTRREWRFTQAAVQAARFDADSGCWKLAGTDAEHALRCLDAFGGNAEDDDEQE; encoded by the coding sequence ATGAATCACCCGACCCTTCTGGACGCCCTGCTGGCCGCCGATATGCTGGAAATCGACGAACTGCACGCCTGGGAATTCGACCTGGACGAAGCCCTGCTCAACGCCCTGGAAGCCGGTCAGCCAGGCGAACCCGAAGCCCAATTGCTGCGCGTGGAATGCATCGACGGCCGTACCCGCCGCGAATGGCGCTTCACCCAGGCGGCCGTGCAGGCCGCTCGTTTCGATGCCGACAGCGGCTGCTGGAAACTGGCCGGCACCGACGCCGAACACGCCCTGCGCTGCCTGGATGCCTTCGGCGGCAACGCCGAGGATGACGACGAGCAGGAGTAA
- the rhtA gene encoding threonine/homoserine exporter RhtA: MPSLSQRLASTLLPVSVLLVAMASIQSGASLAKTLFPEIGAQGTTTLRLVFAAIILALILRPWRARISKASLRPLILYGLALGGMNLLFYMSLRTIPLGIAVALEFTGPLTVALFASRRAIDFIWIGLAALGLWLLLPLGKTEGHLDLAGMAYALGAGVCWALYIVYGARAGSDHGMQGAALGVLVAALFIAPVGIVHAGTDLLRPELLPVALAVALLSTAIPYTLEMIALTRLPAQTFGTLMSIEPAFGALSGLIFLGEHLSVLQWLAILCIILASIGCTVTATPRQQTQPLVPAD; encoded by the coding sequence ATGCCCTCTCTGTCGCAACGCCTCGCTTCGACCCTGCTGCCCGTTTCCGTCCTCCTGGTGGCCATGGCCTCCATCCAGAGCGGCGCATCGCTGGCCAAGACCCTGTTCCCGGAAATTGGCGCCCAGGGCACCACCACGCTGCGCCTGGTGTTCGCCGCCATCATCCTCGCGCTGATCCTCCGCCCCTGGCGTGCGCGCATCAGCAAGGCGTCCCTGCGACCGCTGATCCTTTACGGACTGGCCCTGGGCGGTATGAACCTGCTGTTCTACATGTCCCTTCGCACCATTCCACTGGGCATTGCCGTGGCCCTGGAATTCACCGGCCCCCTGACCGTCGCGCTGTTCGCCTCGCGTCGCGCCATCGATTTCATCTGGATTGGCCTCGCCGCACTGGGGCTCTGGCTCCTGCTGCCACTCGGCAAGACCGAGGGCCACCTGGACCTGGCCGGCATGGCCTACGCCCTGGGGGCGGGCGTCTGCTGGGCGCTCTACATTGTCTACGGCGCGCGCGCCGGCAGCGATCACGGCATGCAGGGCGCGGCCCTCGGCGTACTCGTGGCCGCCCTCTTCATCGCCCCGGTCGGCATCGTGCATGCCGGTACCGACCTGCTCCGCCCGGAGCTCCTGCCCGTGGCCCTGGCTGTCGCCCTGCTCTCCACGGCCATTCCTTACACCCTGGAGATGATTGCGCTCACCCGACTGCCCGCTCAGACCTTCGGCACTCTGATGAGCATCGAACCGGCCTTCGGCGCCCTCTCAGGGCTGATCTTCCTCGGCGAGCACCTGTCAGTGCTGCAATGGCTGGCGATTCTCTGCATCATCCTCGCCTCAATCGGCTGTACGGTTACAGCCACGCCTCGCCAGCAGACCCAGCCCCTGGTACCTGCGGACTGA
- a CDS encoding helix-turn-helix domain-containing protein produces the protein MRKSKGVSNMLPKSDERPNVLEHVSENVRRLRRAAGLSQEALATAAGVSRRMLVGIEGGDVNVSLATLDRVAAALGVLFPDLVQQPDRPDRSRINAVAWVGNKPGSRATLLASSATRHEVELWSWSLAPGERYTAEPDAEGWREMIYVIEGSLWVLRGEERQQVDAGDFLVFGSDQSYTYANEGETLVRFVRNVLT, from the coding sequence ATGCGCAAAAGCAAGGGTGTGAGCAATATGTTGCCCAAATCGGATGAACGCCCCAACGTCCTCGAACATGTCTCCGAAAATGTGCGGCGGTTGCGTCGTGCCGCTGGTCTCAGCCAGGAAGCCCTAGCCACGGCGGCTGGCGTCAGTCGGCGCATGCTGGTGGGTATCGAAGGCGGTGATGTGAATGTCAGCCTGGCCACCCTGGACCGCGTTGCCGCGGCCCTCGGTGTGCTTTTTCCAGATCTTGTGCAGCAACCGGATCGCCCCGACCGCTCGCGTATCAACGCCGTGGCCTGGGTCGGCAACAAGCCGGGCAGCCGTGCGACCCTGCTGGCCAGTTCGGCGACTCGGCATGAAGTGGAGCTCTGGAGCTGGTCCCTGGCACCGGGCGAGCGCTACACGGCCGAACCGGATGCCGAAGGCTGGCGCGAGATGATCTACGTAATTGAAGGCAGTCTCTGGGTGCTGCGTGGTGAGGAGCGGCAGCAGGTGGATGCCGGGGACTTCCTGGTGTTCGGCAGCGACCAGTCATACACCTATGCCAACGAAGGCGAGACGCTGGTGCGTTTCGTCCGCAACGTGCTCACCTGA
- a CDS encoding magnesium transporter CorA family protein, with protein sequence MIHYYAQDAGVLHATAGRPGVAIPPGTLWIDLMDPDSAEAAFIAQALGVEIPDREAIVEIEETSRLYQHAGTLYMNATLVSGLREQRPISSDVMFVVAPDYLVTVRYANLPFFEYLEDKFLREPETHASSEQIFLSLCGSVVDHIADRLELMQRELDEVSVAVFSEERSAAPRRKGNRADLQQVVKRLGRHNSALVKLRESLISMGRVLDYSNEWSELWLSEPGLDRSRSIERDIRSLVDYVAKMFDEIAFLLSATLGLIDIEQNSIIKVFSIAAVLFLPPTLVGTVYGMNFRSMPELDWAFGYPVALGLMVVSAILPYAWFKWKGWF encoded by the coding sequence ATGATCCACTATTACGCGCAGGATGCCGGCGTCCTGCACGCCACCGCAGGCCGCCCCGGCGTGGCGATTCCGCCAGGCACCCTGTGGATCGACCTGATGGACCCCGACTCGGCGGAGGCCGCCTTCATCGCCCAGGCGCTGGGGGTGGAGATTCCCGACCGCGAGGCCATCGTCGAGATCGAAGAGACCTCGCGCCTTTACCAGCACGCCGGCACCCTCTATATGAACGCCACCCTGGTGAGCGGCCTGCGCGAACAGCGGCCCATATCCAGTGACGTGATGTTCGTGGTGGCGCCCGACTACCTGGTGACGGTGCGCTACGCCAACTTGCCGTTCTTCGAGTACCTGGAAGACAAGTTCCTTCGTGAGCCGGAAACCCACGCCTCGAGCGAGCAGATATTCCTCTCGCTCTGCGGCAGCGTGGTGGACCACATCGCCGATAGGCTGGAACTGATGCAGCGTGAGCTGGACGAGGTGTCCGTGGCGGTGTTCAGCGAGGAGCGCAGCGCCGCGCCGCGACGCAAGGGCAATCGTGCCGATCTGCAGCAGGTGGTCAAACGCCTGGGGCGGCACAACTCGGCGCTGGTGAAGCTGCGGGAAAGCCTGATCAGCATGGGGCGCGTGCTGGACTACTCGAACGAGTGGTCGGAGCTCTGGCTCAGCGAGCCGGGTCTGGATCGCTCACGCTCCATCGAACGTGATATCCGCTCCCTGGTGGATTACGTGGCGAAGATGTTCGATGAGATCGCTTTCCTGCTCAGCGCCACGCTGGGGCTGATCGATATCGAGCAGAACAGCATCATCAAGGTGTTTTCCATTGCCGCCGTACTGTTCCTGCCGCCCACCCTCGTGGGCACCGTGTACGGCATGAACTTCAGGTCCATGCCGGAACTGGACTGGGCCTTTGGCTACCCGGTGGCGCTGGGCTTGATGGTGGTGTCGGCGATCCTGCCGTACGCCTGGTTCAAGTGGAAAGGCTGGTTCTGA
- a CDS encoding 2OG-Fe(II) oxygenase: MTQRNSPMDLGEAVPWFTSSTPSRERFTFDTVAGRYIALCFLGSSSDPTAARVLTDLLARRDEFNDDRASFFGVIADPRDRDQQRVRDLLPGIRFFWDIDRSICNLYGVQRENGAIRQMTYLLDTRLRVLAALPIPPGGQGHVDALLALLNAQEPIPPSTSALPQAPVLVVPRIFEPALCHALMDYYDLRGGSDSGYMVERDGKTVEVLKHEHKRRRDCALDDEHLRQCCMQRITTRLVPEIQKAFQFQATRMERYLVACYDAEEGGHFRPHRDNTTKGTAHRRFAVSLFLNSGEYEGGCLRFPEFGGSLYSAPTGGAVVFSCSLLHEATPITAGRRYMFLPFLYNEEGRRIREENQQYLEPTAEQ, translated from the coding sequence ATGACCCAGCGCAACTCTCCCATGGACCTGGGCGAAGCGGTGCCCTGGTTCACCAGCAGCACCCCCAGCCGCGAGCGTTTCACCTTCGATACCGTCGCCGGGCGCTACATCGCCCTGTGTTTCCTCGGCTCGTCCAGCGACCCCACTGCCGCTCGGGTACTCACCGACCTGCTGGCCCGTCGCGATGAGTTCAACGACGACCGCGCAAGCTTCTTCGGCGTCATCGCCGACCCACGGGACCGCGACCAGCAGCGCGTGAGAGACCTGCTGCCGGGCATCCGATTCTTCTGGGACATCGACCGCAGCATCTGCAACCTCTATGGCGTACAGCGGGAAAATGGCGCGATCCGCCAGATGACCTACCTGCTCGATACGCGCCTGCGGGTGCTTGCCGCCCTGCCAATTCCGCCCGGCGGCCAGGGTCATGTGGACGCCCTCCTCGCCCTGCTCAATGCCCAGGAACCGATTCCCCCGTCCACTTCCGCCCTGCCCCAGGCGCCCGTTCTGGTGGTGCCGCGCATCTTCGAACCGGCCCTGTGCCACGCCTTGATGGACTACTACGACCTTCGCGGCGGCAGCGATTCCGGGTACATGGTCGAGCGTGACGGCAAGACGGTGGAGGTGCTCAAGCACGAGCACAAGCGCCGTCGCGACTGTGCCCTGGACGACGAGCACCTGCGGCAATGCTGCATGCAGCGCATCACCACGCGCCTGGTTCCCGAAATCCAGAAGGCCTTCCAGTTCCAGGCCACGCGCATGGAGCGCTACCTGGTGGCCTGCTATGACGCCGAAGAAGGCGGCCACTTCCGCCCCCACCGCGACAACACCACCAAGGGCACCGCCCACCGCCGCTTCGCAGTCTCACTGTTCCTCAACAGCGGTGAATACGAAGGCGGCTGCCTGCGCTTCCCGGAGTTCGGTGGCAGCCTCTACAGCGCGCCAACGGGTGGCGCGGTGGTGTTCTCCTGTTCGCTGTTGCATGAAGCGACCCCCATCACCGCCGGGCGCCGCTATATGTTCCTGCCCTTCCTCTACAACGAGGAAGGCCGGCGCATACGCGAAGAAAACCAGCAGTACCTGGAGCCTACGGCCGAGCAATGA